A single window of Ictalurus punctatus breed USDA103 chromosome 27, Coco_2.0, whole genome shotgun sequence DNA harbors:
- the mcrip2 gene encoding MAPK regulated corepressor interacting protein 2 (The RefSeq protein has 2 substitutions compared to this genomic sequence) yields MMYTITRGPSKLVTQRRTGPTQQQIDSKATDLKHKRSHWLGSNSPAPKIVFQRLNTKRFLRSTSPKEEDTAEGFTPAHEENVRFVYEAWQEVEQKLGEGAQPENGKGPVQYAERNPNPSMKNFVPIDLEEWWAQRFLATIANPS; encoded by the exons ATGATGTACACAATAACCAGAGGCCCGAGCAAACTCGTTACACAACGTAGAACAG GTCCCACACAGCAGCAGATTGACAGCAAAGCCACCGACTTGAAGCACAAACGGAGCCACTGGCTCGAGTCCAA cTCGCCCGCTCCCAAAATCGTATTTCAGCGCCTCAACACGAAGCGCTTTCTTAGATCCACCTCGCCAAAGGAAGAAGACACGGCTGAAGGCTTTACGCCGGCACACGAGGAGAACGTACGATTCGTCTACGAAG cgTGGCAGGAGGTAGAGCAGAAACTTGGTGACGGAGCTCAGCCGGAGAACGGGAAAGGCCCGGTGCAGTACGCCGAGAGGAATCCCAACCCCAGCATGAAAA aCTTTGTGCCTATCGATCTGGAGGAGTGGTGGGCGCAGCGCTTCCTGGCCACCATCGCTAATCCGTCGTGA
- the gde1 gene encoding glycerophosphodiester phosphodiesterase 1 — protein sequence MLQLGDAVTCFSAVFVLVLLGTRSAVCSVGLTAILYLFLVVFRFPQVPASRARQVLRPGRLAPGGVSVVAHRAGAHDAPENTIAAIKAASANGATGVELDLEFTADGVPILMHDDTVDRTTNGSGPLSKLRFSELGKLDAAAKHRLRDRFRGEKVPTLQEAVEECIKHQLIIYFDVKGHPDEAAAALKQLYEKHPVLYNSSVVCSFEPKVIYRMRQADRDVVTALTHRPWSLSHFGDGSPRFSSAWKQHWMQALDVLLDWAHHHLLWKLCGVSAFLLQKNYISMDTVQYWAERGVEVVAWTVNTAVEKNFYQQQLNINYITDSLTEDCEPHY from the exons ATGCTGCAGTTAGGAGACGCTGTGACCTGCTTTTCGGCTGTGTTTGTGCTCGTGTTACTCGGGACCAGGAGCGCAGTGTGCTCCGTGGGCCTCACCGCGATTCTCTACCTCTTCCTAGTGGTCTTCCGTTTCCCACAAGTCCCCGCGAGCCGCGCCAGGCAGGTGCTGCGCCCCGGGAGGCTCGCGCCAGGCGGCGTGTCGGTGGTGGCTCACCGGGCCGGTGCTCACGACGCACCTGAGAACACTATAGCAGCAATAAAAGCG GCCAGTGCCAACGGCGCGACGGGGGTGGAGCTGGACTTGGAGTTCACCGCCGATGGCGTTCCCATCCTGATGCACGACGATACCGTGGACCGAACCACCAACGGATCGGGACCACTGAGCAAGCTGCGCTTCTCAGAGCTCGGCAAATTGGACGCCGCCGCCAAACACAGACTCCG TGACCGTTTCCGTGGAGAGAAGGTTCCGACTCTGCAGGAGGCGGTGGAGGAATGCATCAAACACCAGCTGATCATCTACTTCGATGTCAAAGGTCACCCAGATGAG GCTGCAGCAGCTCTGAAGCAGCTCTACGAGAAACACCCGGTGCTCTACAACTCCAGCGTGGTGTGTTCGTTCGAGCCCAAAGTCATCTACAGG ATGAGGCAGGCTGATCGAGACGTCGTGACGGCGCTGACGCATCGGCCATGGAGCCTGAGTCACTTTGGCGACGGTTCGCCGCGGTTCTCATCGGCATGGAAACAGCACTGGATGCAGGCGCTGGACGTGCTGCTGGACTGGGCGCATCATCACCTGCTGTGGAAGCTGTGTGGCGTGTCGGCGTTCCTGCTGCAGAAAAACTACATCTCCAT ggacaCGGTGCAGTACTGGGCTGAGCGCGGCGTGGAGGTCGTGGCCTGGACTGTGAACACGGCCGTAGAGAAGAACTTCTACCAGCAGCAACTGAACATCAACTACATCACAGATAGTCTGACGGAGGACTGCGAGCCGCactactaa
- the tmem186 gene encoding transmembrane protein 186, translated as MLRSPRSIRVTLSLVAPGTRCRRPSPGVQLSFFRSRKLLWASCPAMQPSLHSPQHQALVPCSDLASRKYTLIYAFPAIRGLRALSRFKLVQTGVTGVLLPAVYYSYLQGQASVSLLSYTTGIAAFAAIMLYTVSYYVRRVVGMMYLDHTHATLKVAHLSFWGHRRDVYLPVSDVMTLGDTGDSPGEVILRLKRYSCSDTLYFSTRLGRVLDKNGFEKVFGTLSR; from the exons ATG cTGCGATCACCCCGTTCGATCCGTGTGACCTTATCGTTAGTGGCGCCTGGAACCCGATGCCGCCGTCCATCTCCGGGCGTCCAGCTGTCTTTCTTCCGTTCTCGCAAGCTTTTGTGGGCGAGTTGTCCGGCGATGCAGCCGTCTCTTCATTCACCCCAGCATCAAGCCCTTGTTCCCTGCTCAGATCTGGCGTCCCGGAAGTACACCTTAATTTATGCGTTCCCCGCCATCCGAGGACTACGCGCACTCTCCAGGTTCAAACTGGTTCAAACCGGCGTCACTGGCGTCCTTCTACCCGCAGTTTATTATTCCTACCTTCAGGGCCAAGCGTCAGTCAGTCTTTTAAGCTACACCACGGGCATCGCTGCGTTCGCCGCAATCATGCTCTACACCGTTAGCTACTACGTCCGGCGAGTGGTCGGGATGATGTACCTGGACCACACGCACGCCACGTTAAAGGTGGCCCATCTGTCTTTCTGGGGCCACCGGAGGGACGTGTATCTGCCCGTGTCGGATGTAATGACTCTTGGAGACACGGGAGACTCACCGGGTGAAGTTATATTAAGGCTGAAACGCTACAGCTGCTCGGACACACTCTATTTCTCCACCAGGCTGGGGCGTGTGCTGGATAAAAACGGGTTTGAGAAAGTTTTTGGGACTTTGTCTCGATAG
- the slx4 gene encoding structure-specific endonuclease subunit SLX4, which produces MDDSDQDFSFLCSRLLKRVRRKGGESGDEKKTVAKDEGEDEDSGSRIQSWSKAPCKRKREKKGGLPSEARDRSRTDGLGNEGGEPKEQKMRAKEIVLSRMQRFKRVTPPRLVHTEEAASAESAVRPAETQSLPVQGPVEKQERDEFLAQRLQQESDREAESQAVVDVEDRGVFFCQLCYKDLSAMSHQLRTQHINRCLDERESSTSQHRVPPRPNPRPRLPECPICGRGFKSEKTRSTHLKRCSASMGVSPAELLRALQRQAAERENGQQAGGGGGRGGGGGGGASESGMPVRKKARKQAPRMDEDTMVALALSRSLLEQEKEERIIQEQLSRAGAGKSRGGKRRKGAPDAPPPLLLVQDPQAAQNRIQERVSSLLLIPRPPTPPTPTLLPSALSTHTLLWLKSALPGGGPALLSEFYAADLGAFVQPWIGAEKEKSPSSEIHHAAASESGMAPEQHLASASPPCYPSTPSLDTPGTQALTDLVDLAEEGMTLTQCRYTTDNDPAAGEPPLSGFVPEVTETPRPRINSASVSRLCADLGGMVNNPQLSDVQLQVDNGNVYFAHSFMLYTRCPLLAHMVHDAGFGVQEEGFPKAQRVLLSDVSGEAVYALLQYLYTAVCHPTHTLLPDVLQIARRFGLSELQQQCEQYTGNLGDHPREQERDASQTHEPEPQQSLVDTQFLELLRSMWEREDGDREKVGKADRGKEGEGDGEIKDDIVDEDELDEIYEFAATQRKMGAEADVSTESGDEEEDKGANSCSGAEGKRDEGKQNAIMEEETDMHRSADVDLNSGSNKNVRQSRVPGGTLDRSYDRLFSESCGEGEYKEPSQTQTLHSDQKTTPTSRRISSVSEVIDLSVSPPLESAGSLFPVTGFSPAETQNQSEVVQVALTPENPNAIGKTQLEVTPSLPSSTKPRLSAPAPNHSQPELIVLSDSSDDTDHDLPDQVPSHGHSPRPPTSSPSRLGLLYTRIKAKETTLVPLSPERSNKTPSSVHPEPSIADRVSNESVLDGSAEVSWLIPATPEPSTRTNSTQTSSSMRRTRLFPRSCSSVSDNPKSSNSFEEPHREHSQPSPAFLKLTSYSRWSKTSHSDSENRAYPNSASEPCSSTPLHSDPRLQRLNPLGSPLLGDSELRTRRRAGQEGGLGSIRLSLSENSSSPRRSSRSEKESSKSPAKSQRCDNPGDTGDLEMSFEEKEPVETRPSLTNEVEVIEEGMSFVFDEPPIAFNDSWGLGRAVAEHGPCFSLKLERSGDQTSPPERSVQGETASPQTFSSPPAHGAQCNLPDSGAPHNHSLPDAAMWDSWKEDDEDVEEVGALPLSQRVGAAALTKRVSQLRTPVACMKKDQVPLVPITPMPSFSDMDTPELKNRLTRYGVRPLPKKQMVLKLKEIHQYTHQLMSSGSEEETSPKNRPRAAPVAFKQPTAPPPVSPRKLQFGVEEEEDDVLPASQDSNTSSTAESERSNPEMCDSDDDGSDSDGITASQAAVRQKDKLQAVRSFIQSDPALYSRVLQYQPLSLCELKAGLRAAGIRLSTTKLLDFLDSQCITFTTAKQGHPAPSRRRARGAGRGRKKLAKAVD; this is translated from the exons ATGGACGACTCGGACCAGGACTTCTCCTTCCTCTGCTCTCGGCTCCTGAAGAGAGTTCGACGGAAAGGTGGAGAGTCTGGAGATGAGAAGAAAACAGTGGCGAAGGATGAAGGAGAAGATGAAGACTCTGGGTCTCGGATCCAGAGCTGGAGCAAAGCGCCCTGTAAAaggaaaagggagaagaagggaggACTTCCGAGTGAAGCTAGAGACAGGAGCCGTACTGATGGACTTGGAAATGAAGGAGGGGAACCAAAG GAGCAGAAGATGCGGGCGAAGGAAATAGTGCTCAGCAGGATGCAGCGGTTCAAGAGAGTGACTCCGCCTCGCCTCGTGCACACCGAGGAAGCGGCGAGCGCGGAATCTGCCGTGCGGCCTGCCGAGACGCAGTCGCTCCCTGTGCAAG GGCCTGTCGAGAAACAGGAACGCGACGAGTTCTTGGCTCAGAGATTACAGCAGGAGTCAGACCGCGAGGCTGAGAGCCAGGCTGTAGTGGACGTAGAGGACAGAGGCGTGTTCTTCTGCCAGCTCTGCTACAAAGACCTGTCAGCTATGAGCCATCAGCTGCGCACTCAGCACATCAACCG GTGTCTTGATGAGCGTGAGAGCAGCACCTCACAGCACCGCGTTCCTCCTCGTCCTAATCCTCGTCCACGCTTACCCGAGTGCCCAatttgtgggcggggctttaaGTCCGAAAAGACCCGCTCCACACACCTAAAGCGCTGCTCTGCGAGCATGGGCGTGTCTCCGGCTGAGCTGCTGCGAGCCCTGCAGAGACAAGCAGCCGAACGCGAGAACGG GCAGcaggcaggaggaggaggaggaagaggcggcggcggtggtggtggtgcttcAGAGTCCGGTATGCCTGTGAGGAAGAAAGCCAGAAAACAAGCGCCACGCATGGATGAAGACACCATGGTGGCTCTGGCCTTGTCTCGCTCTCTGCTGGagcaggagaaggaggagagaatTATACAGGAGCAGCTGTCAAGAGCTGGAGCAG GTAAGAGTCGAGGAGGAAAGAGGCGGAAAGGTGCCCCGGACGCTCCCCCTCCCCTCCTCCTGGTGCAGGACCCGCAGGCCGCTCAGAACCGGATCCAGGAGCGAGTCTCCTCGTTGCTACTCATCCCCAGACCTCCTACTCCTCCCACCCCGACCCTGCTGCCCTCCGccctctccacacacaccctcctctGGCTGAAGAGCGCGCTGCCCGGAGGAGGACCGGCATTGCTTTCGGAGTTTTACGCTGCAGACCTCGGGGCGTTCGTACAGCCTTGGATCGGAGCAGAG AAGGAAAAATCCCCATCGTCAGAGATTCATCATGCAGCAGCTTCAGAATCTGGCATGGCTCCAGAACAGCACCTAGCGTCTGCTTCACCTCCATGTTACCCTTCCACCCCGAGTCTGGACACGCCCGGGACGCAGGCCCTGACCGACCTGGTGGACCTGGCTGAGGAGGGCATGACGCTCACACAGTGCAGATACACCACCG ATAACGACCCTGCCGCGGGTGAACCTCCTCTCAGTGGATTTGTTCCCGAAGTTACGGAAACCCCGAGACCTCGTATAAACTCG GCGAGCGTGTCCAGGCTGTGCGCTGATCTGGGCGGCATGGTGAACAACCCTCAGCTCAGTGACGTGCAGCTGCAGGTGGACAACGGCAACGTCTACTTCGCTCACTCTTTCATGCTCTACACCcgctgccctctgctggctcaCATG GTCCATGATGCAGGTTTTGGTGTGCAGGAGGAAGGCTTTCCGAAGGCTCAGAGGGTTTTGTTGTCTGATGTGTCTGGTGAGGCAGTGTACGCTCTGCTGCAGTACCTGTACACCGCTGTTTGCCACCCGACACACACCCTGCTTCCTGACGTACTCCAGATAGCCCGGAG GTTTGGTCTGTCTGAGCTGCAGCAGCAGTGTGAGCAGTACACTGGAAATCTAGGGGACCACCCAAGAGAACAGGAACGGGACGCTTCCCAGACTCATGAGCCAGAACCCCAGCAGAGCCTAGTTGATACGCAGTTCCTGGAGCTCCTCCGCTCCATGTGGGAGCGCGAGGATGGCGACCGCGAGAAAGTCGGGAAAGCCGACCGCGGGAAGGAGGGCGAAGGAGATGGAGAGATTAAAGACGATATCGTCGATGAGGACGAGCTGGATGAAATTTACGAGTTCGCGGCCACGCAAAGGAAGATGGGGGCTGAGGCGGATGTGAGTACCGAGAGCGGTGATGAAGAGGAAGACAAGGGAGCGAACAGCTGCTCTGGTGCAGAAGGAAAGAGGGATGAAGGAAAGCAAAATGCCATAATGGAGGAGGAGACAGACATGCACCGCAGTGCTGATGTTGATTTGAATTCTGGGTCTAATAAAAACGTGCGCCAAAGCAGAGTTCCGGGTGGCACTTTGGACCGGAGCTACGACCGTCTGTTCTCCGAGTCCTGTGGAGAGGGAGAGTACAAAGAGCCGTCTCAGACACAGACTCTGCATTCGGACCAGAAGACTACACCCACCTCGCGGCGCATTTCTTCAGTCAGCGAAGTGATCGATCTGTCCGTTAGTCCTCCACTGGAATCGGCCGGGTCGCTGTTCCCTGTGACCGGCTTTTCTCCAGCAGAGACTCAGAATCAGAGCGAAGTAGTTCAAGTGGCTCTGACTCCGGAGAATCCGAATGCAATTGGTAAAACCCAGCTTGAAGTAACTCCTTCACTACCCAGTAGTACCAAACCCAGACTCTCCGCTCCAGCACCCAATCACAGCCAGCCTGAGCTCATCGTCCTCTCCGACTCCAGCGATGACACGGATCACGACCTTCCTGACCAAGTCCCTTCACATGGGCACTCTCCCCGACCACCAACCTCATCTCCATCGCGACTCGGGCTGCTCTACACTCGCATTAAAGCTAAAGAAACCACACTGGTTCCACTCTCTCCCGAAAGATCAAACAAGACCCCCAGTTCTGTGCATCCGGAGCCTTCCATAGCTGACAGAGTAAGCAACGAGAGCGTTTTGGACGGCTCTGCTGAGGTTTCATGGTTAATCCCGGCGACTCCGGAGCCTTCAACCCGCACCAACTCGACGCAGACCTCCAGCAGCATGCGCCGTACTCGGCTCTTCCCCAGATCTTGTTCTTCCGTTTCTGACAACCCCAAAAGCTCAAACTCCTTCGAAGAACCTCATAGAGAACACTCCCAACCATCTCCAGCTTTCCTGAAGCTCACATCCTATTCCAGATGGTCCAAGACCTCACACAGTGACTCTGAAAATCGAGCTTATCCTAATTCTGCCTCCGAGCCCTGCAGCAGCACTCCTCTCCACTCAGACCCTCGTCTACAGCGTCTCAACCCTCTTGGATCTCCATTACTGGGAGACAGCGAGCTGAGAACTCGAAGAAGAGCAGGTCAAGAGGGCGGACTTGGATCCATCCGTCTTAGTCTGTCAGAGAACTCGTCCTCCCCACGACGAAGCTCTCGATCAGAGAAGGAATCGAGCAAAAGTCCTGCCAAGTCCCAGCGCTGTGATAACCCTGGAGATACTGGAGATCTGGAGATGAGCTTTGAGGAAAAGGAACCAGTGGAAACAAGGCCTAGCCTAACAAATGAGGTTGAAGTGATAGAGGAAGGCATGTCCTTTGTCTTCGATGAGCCACCCATTGCGTTCAATGACTCCTGGGGTCTGGGACGAGCGGTTGCCGAGCACGGCCCATGCTTCAGTCTGAAGCTGGAGAGAAGTGGAGACCAAACTAGTCCCCCAGAACGAAGTGTACAGGGTGAGACGGCTTCCCCGCAGactttctcttctcctcctgcaCATGGAGCTCAGTGCAACCTGCCAGATTCTGGAGCGCCACACAACCACAGCTTGCCTGATGCGGCGATGTGGGACAGCTGGAAGGAAGACGACGAGGACGTGGAGGAAGTGGgtgctcttcctctctctcagaGAGTGGGCGCAGCAGCTCTCACCAAGAGAGTGTCTCAGTTAAGAACGCCAG TGGCTTGCATGAAGAAGGATCAAGTCCCACTGGTGCCCATCACGCCCATGCCAAGCTTCTCAGACATGGACACGCCCGAGCTTAAGAACAGACTGACCAG GTACGGCGTGCGCCCCCTTCCTAAGAAGCAGATGGTCCTGAAGCTGAAGGAGATCCACCAGTACACCCACCAGCTGATGAGCTCCGGCTCTGAGGAGGAGACTTCTCCCAAAAACCGTCCCAGAGCCGCTCCAGTCGCCTTCAAACAGCCCACGGCGCCTCCTCCTGTCTCACCCAGGAAACTGCAATTTGGggtggaagaagaagaggatgatGTGTTACCTGCATCTCAGGAttccaacacctcctccacgGCCGAGTCAGAAAG ATCCAACCCGGAAATGTGCGACTCTGATGATGACGGATCCGACAGTGATGGTATCACGGCATCTCAGGCGGCCGTACGCCAGAAGGACAAACTCCAGGCCGTGCGTTCCTTCATCCAGTCTGACCCGGCCCTATACAGCCGCGTGCTGCAGTACCAGCCGCTCTCTCTGTGCGAGCTGAAGGCAGGGCTACGGGCGGCAGGTATCCGGCtgagcaccaccaagctgctgGACTTCCTGGACTCCCAGTGCATCACTTTCACAACAGCAAAGCAAGGCCACCCGGCACCTTCGCGCAGGAGAGCTCGTGGAGCaggaagagggaggaaaaaacTAGCTAAGGCAGTTGATTGA